The Mytilus edulis chromosome 12, xbMytEdul2.2, whole genome shotgun sequence genome contains a region encoding:
- the LOC139497307 gene encoding mitochondrial nicotinamide adenine dinucleotide transporter SLC25A51-like, translating to MKNHNMEEMLQKPGTISKQEMSTYIQSRNTKNYEEFICGWGAAFVNIGFTFPINKVMFRQQLHGVRVCKAVGQLQKEGMRHLYRGLLAPLLQKTTSLSLMFGAYYKIQHHLTVEHPSLPLHGVRIFSALTAGTLEAVLCPFERIQVLMQDRQYKDHFDNTAHAFKEVRKYGFREYYRGLSAVLLRNGPSNVPFFLFRDYAMENLPRSDSQADRISQDFFCGAVLGATLSTIFYPVNVVKVKMQCKLSGDFDSFWTVSKKVWIERDRKLKKLFRGVHINFTRSFISWGIINATYEFLMRNMFGSNTRLADSKS from the coding sequence aTGAAGAACCACAATATGGAAGAAATGTTACAAAAACCTGGGACTATTTCTAAGCAGGAAATGTCAACCTACATCCAAAGCAGAAACACAAAGAATTACGAAGAATTCATTTGTGGATGGGGAGCAGCCTTTGTAAATATTGGGTTTACATTCCCCATTAATAAAGTCATGTTTCGACAACAGCTTCATGGTGTGAGGGTTTGCAAGGCTGTGGGACAGCTACAAAAAGAAGGCATGCGTCATTTGTATCGGGGATTATTGGCTCCTCTGCTTCAGAAAACTACCTCACTTTCGCTTATGTTTGGTGCCTATTATAAAATTCAACATCATTTGACAGTTGAACATCCATCTTTACCGCTTCATGGAGTTCGTATATTTTCAGCGTTAACTGCAGGAACTTTAGAAGcagtgttatgtccctttgaacGAATTCAAGTTTTAATGCAAGATCGTCAGTACAAAGATCATTTCGACAATACCGCTCATGCATTTAAAGAAGTACGTAAATATGGATTCAGGGAATATTATCGTGGATTATCGGCAGTCTTACTAAGAAATGGACCAAGCAATGTTCCGTTTTTCTTGTTTAGAGATTATGCCATGGAAAATTTGCCAAGATCGGATTCCCAAGCTGATAGAATTTCTCAGGACTTTTTCTGTGGTGCTGTTTTAGGTGCAACTTTAAGTACTATATTTTATCCTGTCAATGTAGTGAAGGTTAAAATGCAATGTAAACTTAGTGGTGATTTTGACAGCTTTTGGACAGTGTCCAAAAAAGTGTGGATTGAAAGAGACAGAAAGTTAAAGAAATTGTTTAGAGGTGTACACATTAATTTTACAAGATCGTTTATATCATGGGGTATTATAAATGCAACTTATGAATTTTTAATGAGAAATATGTTTGGTAGTAATACAAGGCTTGCAGATTCAAAATCATAA